One window from the genome of Jeotgalibaca sp. MA1X17-3 encodes:
- a CDS encoding cupin domain-containing protein: METAEYWINKLDLQPHPEGGYYKQTDYSKVTYSNNDKILPLYTNIYFLLTPESPSHFHELTSDELWFYHTGAPLTVHSLHKDGSYTQTALGIDNGHSLHHNVLAGTIFGSTVEEGYSLVSCTVIPGFDFDDFTLFTKDDLIKRYPNHQEIINRLAYEQLPE; the protein is encoded by the coding sequence ATGGAAACAGCAGAATATTGGATTAACAAATTAGATTTACAGCCTCATCCTGAAGGTGGCTATTACAAACAAACAGATTATTCAAAAGTGACTTATTCAAATAACGATAAAATTTTACCCTTATATACAAATATTTATTTCCTTTTAACTCCTGAAAGTCCCTCTCATTTTCATGAATTAACTTCAGATGAATTATGGTTTTACCACACAGGGGCTCCCTTAACCGTTCATTCTTTACATAAGGATGGAAGCTATACCCAAACAGCTTTAGGTATAGATAATGGTCATTCCTTACATCACAACGTTCTTGCTGGAACAATTTTTGGTTCAACGGTAGAAGAAGGATACTCCTTAGTCAGTTGTACGGTCATTCCAGGCTTTGATTTTGATGACTTTACCCTATTCACAAAAGATGATTTAATAAAACGATATCCAAATCATCAAGAGATTATCAATCGTTTAGCCTATGAGCAGTTACCTGAATGA
- the ybaK gene encoding Cys-tRNA(Pro) deacylase — protein MRKKKIPKTNAMRKLDQLHIAYDVHEYTWSEDHLDAEHVLKQMEKSGGSVYKTIVTVGDRTGVTVAVIPANEKISLKEFARTSGNKSIHLLPLEELEDITGYIRGGCSPIGMKKEYPTYFSNHIKEKQSIIVSAGKRGVQIQLEPQKLVEITNAGLGDFTVPNKKS, from the coding sequence ATGAGAAAAAAGAAAATCCCAAAAACAAATGCGATGCGAAAATTAGACCAACTTCATATTGCTTATGATGTTCATGAATATACGTGGTCCGAAGACCATTTAGATGCGGAGCATGTCTTAAAGCAAATGGAAAAAAGTGGAGGATCCGTGTATAAAACGATTGTAACCGTAGGAGATAGAACCGGTGTAACCGTGGCTGTTATTCCCGCTAACGAGAAGATTAGTTTAAAAGAGTTTGCTCGTACAAGCGGCAATAAATCCATTCATCTTTTACCTCTTGAAGAATTGGAGGACATAACTGGTTATATTCGGGGTGGGTGTTCTCCAATTGGAATGAAGAAGGAATACCCAACTTATTTTTCAAATCATATAAAAGAAAAGCAATCTATAATCGTTTCAGCAGGAAAAAGAGGGGTTCAAATTCAACTGGAACCTCAAAAGTTAGTAGAGATTACAAATGCGGGACTAGGAGATTTTACGGTTCCAAATAAGAAATCATAA
- a CDS encoding bifunctional UDP-sugar hydrolase/5'-nucleotidase, whose amino-acid sequence MNSRKAFHQEQSEDALFFDIGDFLDRVHPLTEATDGQANIELMNTVPFDVVTIGNNEGIGNPKRILNQLYDHANVDVVLANLFDIETQKIPDWAEEYVIRTTTDGVRVGIIGLTAPLYLSYLPNGWQPKESFEILPDLLKELAPKTDIIILLSHMGIIEDEHMAEMYEDIDLIIGAHTHHVLPTGRLIEQTLLTGGGKWGTYVGHTTFTLSDKQRIKMETELIDCSLLPDVPEDANEIEGLFIGGEDLLRQEEIMTLPFSLKTDWNHHTALVDLGLDAITQYAEVQIGILNSGLFLDDLPKGTITKQTLHHVLPHPMKLIVCRMNGRDFKEMIWGMERQREELRTRKVMGMGFRGKVFGELCYKGIEVLPESHTILYAGKKIMDEQELSFVTVDHYRYVDFFPSIENKGRNELLFPYFLREVVGWYLEEHVPIMNCKRGD is encoded by the coding sequence TTGAACAGTCGAAAAGCTTTTCATCAAGAACAATCGGAAGATGCTTTGTTTTTTGATATAGGGGACTTTCTAGATCGAGTTCATCCGCTAACAGAAGCAACCGATGGACAAGCTAATATTGAGTTAATGAATACCGTCCCTTTTGATGTGGTAACGATTGGCAATAATGAAGGAATTGGAAACCCAAAAAGAATTCTCAATCAACTCTATGATCATGCAAATGTTGATGTTGTCTTAGCGAATCTTTTTGATATAGAAACTCAAAAAATACCAGATTGGGCAGAGGAGTATGTCATTCGTACGACAACAGACGGTGTTCGTGTTGGGATCATTGGTTTAACAGCTCCTCTTTATTTAAGTTATCTCCCGAATGGCTGGCAACCAAAAGAATCTTTTGAAATTTTGCCAGATTTATTAAAAGAATTGGCCCCGAAGACAGACATCATTATTTTACTATCTCACATGGGCATTATAGAAGATGAACATATGGCAGAAATGTACGAAGATATTGATTTAATTATTGGTGCCCACACTCATCATGTCTTACCTACCGGAAGGTTGATTGAACAGACGTTACTAACTGGCGGAGGAAAGTGGGGCACTTACGTAGGACATACGACGTTCACCTTATCGGACAAGCAGCGTATAAAGATGGAAACGGAACTGATTGACTGCTCCCTCCTTCCCGATGTGCCAGAGGATGCTAATGAAATAGAGGGATTATTTATTGGAGGAGAAGATCTCTTACGTCAAGAAGAAATTATGACACTCCCTTTTTCTTTGAAAACAGATTGGAATCATCATACTGCATTAGTAGATTTAGGACTTGATGCGATTACCCAATATGCAGAAGTACAGATTGGAATTTTGAACTCTGGACTTTTTTTAGATGACTTACCCAAAGGAACCATTACCAAACAAACTCTGCATCATGTTCTTCCACATCCTATGAAGTTAATCGTGTGCCGAATGAATGGAAGAGACTTCAAAGAAATGATTTGGGGAATGGAACGACAAAGAGAAGAGTTACGAACTCGAAAAGTAATGGGAATGGGATTCAGAGGAAAAGTATTCGGTGAATTGTGTTACAAAGGAATAGAAGTTCTACCAGAATCACATACTATTTTATATGCAGGTAAAAAAATAATGGATGAACAAGAATTATCATTTGTAACAGTAGATCATTATCGATACGTGGATTTTTTTCCTTCTATAGAGAATAAAGGCAGAAATGAATTGCTATTTCCTTATTTTTTAAGAGAAGTAGTCGGATGGTATCTAGAAGAACACGTTCCAATTATGAATTGTAAAAGAGGCGATTAA
- a CDS encoding YutD family protein, with protein MLKKESKKEKKILKEQIASKLEDITTEVEEQQEVEPVILNQSNVTKIDDTHVKIENQVYEVVVDYRDAFQVDAIVERHNSILNKYDYIVGDWGYDQLRLKGFFDESNNRAPFDKKIDFLEDYLFEFCNFGCAYFVLEKEKSEKSKKSKSQRKKKTKRVDHQKSEPQKPEAKKTQPRKTDMKNDSSNRKVHTPVVPKQKPSPSNKVSPKNKKETPPNQSKGFVIKKTENKKPQTQVKNNKTIAVEQENPKADFKIHTVKDEKNHK; from the coding sequence ATGTTAAAAAAAGAAAGTAAAAAAGAAAAGAAAATACTGAAAGAACAGATTGCTTCTAAACTAGAGGATATTACTACCGAGGTAGAAGAGCAACAGGAAGTTGAACCAGTCATTTTAAATCAATCAAATGTTACAAAGATTGATGATACTCATGTAAAAATTGAAAATCAAGTCTATGAAGTCGTAGTTGATTATCGAGATGCGTTTCAAGTGGATGCAATTGTTGAACGACATAATAGCATTCTTAATAAGTATGACTATATCGTAGGTGATTGGGGATATGATCAATTGCGTCTAAAAGGGTTCTTTGATGAAAGTAATAATCGAGCACCTTTTGACAAAAAAATTGACTTTTTAGAAGATTATTTATTTGAGTTTTGTAACTTTGGTTGTGCGTATTTTGTTTTAGAAAAAGAGAAATCTGAGAAAAGTAAGAAATCGAAAAGCCAACGAAAGAAAAAAACGAAACGAGTAGATCACCAAAAAAGTGAACCACAAAAACCAGAAGCTAAAAAAACACAACCAAGAAAAACAGATATGAAGAATGATAGTAGTAATCGCAAAGTACATACTCCTGTTGTTCCTAAGCAGAAACCGAGTCCTTCTAATAAGGTATCTCCAAAAAATAAAAAAGAAACACCACCTAATCAAAGTAAAGGTTTTGTCATTAAAAAAACTGAAAATAAAAAACCACAGACTCAAGTTAAAAATAATAAAACAATTGCAGTAGAACAAGAAAATCCAAAAGCAGATTTCAAAATTCATACGGTAAAAGATGAAAAAAACCATAAATAA
- a CDS encoding HAD hydrolase-like protein — protein sequence MVGEAALIKQAKTAGLIVTKDDVEVVIQALDRDTTYEKLMDASMAIRKGAEFVVTNTDSNLPTEFGFVPGSGSLTAFLKASTQKEPTIIGKPHSPIMEGALQMMGLEKDEVVMIGDNYHTDILAGIHFGIDTILTLTGFTQRVDLEAKEEKPTHIIEDLSEWQL from the coding sequence GTGGTAGGAGAAGCTGCTTTAATTAAACAAGCAAAAACAGCTGGATTAATTGTAACTAAAGATGATGTGGAGGTTGTTATTCAAGCTCTGGATCGTGATACAACCTATGAGAAGTTAATGGATGCAAGTATGGCAATTCGAAAAGGTGCCGAATTCGTTGTAACCAATACCGATTCTAATTTACCAACAGAATTTGGTTTTGTTCCTGGTTCAGGTTCACTAACTGCTTTTCTAAAAGCAAGTACTCAAAAAGAACCTACTATAATAGGTAAACCTCATTCACCTATTATGGAAGGAGCTCTTCAAATGATGGGATTAGAAAAAGATGAAGTAGTGATGATTGGAGACAATTATCATACAGACATCCTTGCGGGAATCCATTTTGGAATAGACACCATTTTAACCTTAACTGGATTTACTCAACGAGTTGATTTAGAAGCTAAAGAAGAAAAACCGACTCATATCATCGAGGATTTAAGCGAGTGGCAGCTATGA
- a CDS encoding TIGR01906 family membrane protein has translation MMIRKFGNFIGYLAIFLFILSFAIAFVINFTPLYHFEISFLNIEEMTGLSKDILVDNYRILINYLNVPWIEELSMPNFPSSENGLFHFYEVKKLFQLDYVILLITGVLSFFFIKEKRKGRVWEMVLPLQIMAILPNILLFFIFVNFNRLFVLFHEIFFNNDAWIFDAQSDPIILALPQDFFMHCFVLVFLILEITLWALYIWAKRKTVK, from the coding sequence ATGATGATACGAAAATTCGGAAATTTCATTGGATATCTTGCTATCTTTTTATTTATTCTATCATTTGCAATTGCCTTTGTTATTAATTTTACTCCTCTTTATCATTTTGAAATTTCTTTTTTAAATATTGAGGAGATGACAGGGCTATCGAAAGATATTCTAGTTGATAATTATCGAATTTTGATTAACTATCTAAACGTTCCTTGGATAGAAGAGTTATCCATGCCAAATTTCCCATCATCAGAAAATGGTTTATTTCATTTTTATGAAGTGAAAAAGTTGTTTCAACTCGACTATGTGATCTTATTGATTACTGGTGTTCTTTCATTTTTCTTTATCAAAGAAAAACGTAAAGGTCGAGTTTGGGAGATGGTTCTTCCATTACAGATAATGGCGATCTTACCTAATATTTTATTGTTTTTTATCTTTGTTAATTTCAATCGTCTTTTTGTACTATTTCACGAAATCTTTTTTAATAATGATGCATGGATATTTGATGCTCAATCAGATCCAATTATCCTTGCTTTACCACAAGATTTTTTTATGCACTGTTTTGTTCTTGTTTTCTTAATTCTAGAAATAACCTTGTGGGCACTTTATATATGGGCGAAAAGAAAAACCGTAAAATAA
- a CDS encoding phosphatidylglycerophosphatase A — protein MKSHSELHERALELLTIRGIDLDDIADLVLYLQKDYVPGITREDCRKNVEAVLTKREVQNAIITGIELDMLAEEGKVSQPLRDILVNDEGLYGIDEILALSIVNVYGSIGFTNYGYIDKVKPGILQDLNDRSNEQCHTFLDDIVGAIAAAAASRIAHDDPNKSEIMK, from the coding sequence ATAAAAAGTCACAGTGAATTACATGAAAGAGCTTTAGAGTTGTTAACTATCCGGGGAATTGATTTGGATGATATTGCCGATTTAGTACTCTACTTACAAAAAGATTATGTACCTGGTATCACGCGTGAAGATTGCCGGAAAAATGTGGAAGCAGTCTTAACGAAAAGAGAAGTTCAAAATGCGATTATTACGGGAATTGAATTAGATATGTTAGCTGAAGAAGGTAAAGTATCTCAACCCCTGCGAGATATTCTTGTAAATGATGAGGGTCTCTACGGAATTGATGAAATTTTAGCTTTATCGATTGTAAATGTTTATGGATCCATTGGATTTACTAATTACGGATATATCGATAAGGTAAAACCAGGAATTCTTCAAGACTTAAATGACCGTTCTAATGAACAATGTCATACTTTTTTAGATGATATTGTGGGAGCAATCGCCGCTGCAGCAGCAAGCCGAATTGCCCATGATGATCCAAACAAAAGTGAAATTATGAAATAA
- a CDS encoding NAD(P)/FAD-dependent oxidoreductase, translating into MNEDKEIYDITIIGGGPVGMFTAFYAGLRQAKVKIIEALPQLGGQPGMLYAEKNIYDIAAIPEVTGEQLVKDLHEQMSRFNTTTVFEEEAFELEKNEDGIFEIQTTKCLHYSKAVIISSGNGAFRPRKLEIDHAEMYEDTNLHYFVNNVESFRDKTVAICGGGDSAVDWALTLEPIAKKVILIHRRPQFRAQEHSLHLLSLSSVEVMTPFVPTRINGDGATLDTVVLQEVRKERTVEIDVDDFLINYGFSSSIGGLKKWGYQVKGNAIVVNSKMETSIPGVYAVGDICTYEGKVKLIASGFGEAPTAVNNAMAFINPDTRVQPMHSTSLF; encoded by the coding sequence TTGAACGAAGATAAAGAGATTTATGATATAACCATCATCGGTGGAGGTCCAGTCGGTATGTTTACAGCATTTTATGCAGGACTACGACAAGCGAAGGTAAAGATTATAGAAGCATTGCCTCAATTGGGTGGTCAGCCAGGGATGTTATATGCAGAAAAAAACATTTATGATATTGCTGCAATACCTGAAGTTACTGGTGAACAATTAGTAAAAGACCTCCATGAACAGATGAGTCGATTTAATACAACCACTGTATTTGAAGAAGAAGCTTTTGAATTAGAAAAAAATGAAGATGGGATTTTTGAAATCCAAACAACAAAGTGTCTGCATTACTCAAAAGCAGTTATCATCTCTTCTGGTAATGGTGCTTTCCGGCCAAGAAAACTGGAAATAGATCATGCAGAAATGTATGAAGATACGAACTTGCATTATTTTGTTAATAATGTAGAAAGTTTTAGAGATAAAACTGTCGCAATTTGTGGAGGTGGAGATTCCGCAGTCGATTGGGCTCTTACGCTAGAGCCAATTGCTAAAAAAGTTATTTTAATACATAGACGTCCACAGTTTCGCGCGCAAGAACATAGCTTGCATTTGCTATCCCTTTCATCGGTTGAAGTAATGACTCCTTTCGTACCTACTCGTATCAATGGAGATGGTGCTACTTTAGATACAGTTGTTTTACAAGAAGTTCGTAAAGAACGGACCGTAGAAATAGATGTGGATGATTTTTTAATTAACTATGGATTTTCTTCATCTATTGGTGGGTTAAAAAAATGGGGTTACCAAGTAAAAGGAAATGCAATCGTGGTAAACTCTAAGATGGAAACATCTATACCTGGTGTCTATGCTGTAGGAGACATCTGTACGTATGAAGGAAAAGTGAAACTAATTGCATCTGGATTCGGCGAAGCACCTACTGCAGTAAATAATGCCATGGCCTTTATTAATCCAGATACACGTGTGCAGCCAATGCACAGTACGAGCCTATTTTAA
- a CDS encoding divergent PAP2 family protein, giving the protein MIIFMNFPLICALTAIFFTQIIKYPIARLLKGKQTSLAIVTTTGGMPSSHSAGVTALITALILEYGYASGYVAIATTFGVIVMFDSMGVRRQSGEQGIVLVDLLKEWRILAENYIHKYSDENQTDTLERIQDKKMILKKYLGHKPAEVFVGLLTGIAVAFAVRLIYARMGIL; this is encoded by the coding sequence ATGATTATATTTATGAACTTCCCATTAATTTGTGCGTTAACCGCTATTTTCTTTACGCAAATTATTAAATATCCGATTGCACGATTATTAAAAGGAAAACAGACATCCTTAGCTATTGTTACAACAACAGGCGGAATGCCTAGTTCTCACTCAGCCGGGGTAACGGCTTTGATTACAGCACTTATTCTAGAATATGGGTATGCATCTGGATATGTAGCAATTGCTACTACCTTTGGAGTCATTGTCATGTTCGACTCTATGGGTGTTCGTCGTCAAAGTGGTGAACAAGGAATCGTTTTGGTAGATTTACTAAAGGAATGGAGAATTCTTGCAGAAAATTATATACACAAGTATTCTGATGAAAATCAAACAGATACATTGGAGCGAATTCAAGATAAAAAAATGATTTTAAAAAAATATCTTGGTCATAAACCAGCTGAAGTATTCGTTGGCTTGTTGACAGGCATAGCGGTAGCCTTTGCTGTTCGCTTAATTTATGCTCGTATGGGTATTCTTTAA
- a CDS encoding peptidylprolyl isomerase, which produces MTKLPQVSEHSENEINVTMKTSKGDIKFRLFPDRAPKAVENFVGLAKKGYYNGIIFHRVINNFMIQGGDPTGTGMGGASIWDKSFEDEFNNGLFNIHGALSMANAGPNTNGSQFFIVTANNVPNDMLSQLKDGGWPAEIIDVYAKQGGTPWLDNRHTVFGQVDSGLDVAYAIQDVEKNAADKPLEDVVLEEVIVEG; this is translated from the coding sequence ATGACAAAATTACCACAGGTAAGTGAACATAGTGAAAATGAAATAAACGTAACAATGAAAACAAGTAAAGGGGACATCAAATTTAGATTATTCCCAGACCGTGCACCTAAAGCAGTTGAAAACTTTGTTGGTTTAGCTAAAAAAGGATATTACAACGGAATTATTTTCCATCGCGTCATCAATAACTTCATGATTCAAGGTGGAGATCCTACAGGTACAGGAATGGGTGGAGCAAGTATTTGGGATAAGTCTTTTGAAGATGAGTTCAACAATGGTTTATTCAATATACATGGTGCACTTTCCATGGCAAATGCAGGTCCAAACACAAATGGCAGTCAATTTTTCATTGTAACAGCAAATAACGTTCCGAATGACATGCTTTCTCAACTAAAAGATGGTGGTTGGCCCGCTGAAATTATTGATGTTTATGCAAAACAAGGGGGAACACCTTGGTTAGATAATCGTCACACTGTTTTCGGTCAAGTAGATTCAGGCTTGGATGTTGCGTATGCAATACAAGATGTTGAAAAGAATGCAGCGGATAAACCATTGGAAGATGTAGTATTAGAAGAAGTTATCGTCGAAGGTTAA
- a CDS encoding CvfD/Ygs/GSP13 family RNA-binding post-transcriptional regulator: MKYRIGDVVTGKITGIQSYGIFVALDKQTQGLIHISECKHGYVTNLDGLAKQDEDVVAKIIDIDEYTQKISLSLRALDKLPLPAYPSRKKYKRRRYSPHIGFVSLRDKMPVWIEEAKQDEKSRISEMVNGN, from the coding sequence ATGAAATATAGAATAGGAGATGTTGTTACCGGTAAAATTACTGGTATACAGTCTTACGGTATATTCGTAGCATTGGATAAACAAACACAGGGACTCATTCATATTTCGGAATGCAAGCATGGATACGTTACAAACTTAGATGGATTAGCTAAACAAGATGAGGATGTCGTTGCAAAAATTATTGATATCGACGAATACACCCAAAAAATTAGCTTGTCTTTAAGAGCTTTGGATAAGTTGCCGCTTCCAGCTTATCCGTCCCGGAAAAAGTATAAGAGGAGACGATATTCTCCTCATATAGGATTTGTCTCCTTACGTGATAAAATGCCGGTTTGGATTGAAGAAGCAAAACAGGACGAGAAATCACGAATTTCCGAAATGGTAAATGGAAATTAA
- a CDS encoding glucose-6-phosphate isomerase, with the protein MAHIQFDYSKALQFFGKHELDNLQVQVSAADKTLREGTGAGGDFVGWVDWPENYDKEEFARIKKAAEKIQSDSEVLVVIGIGGSYLGARAAIDFLNHTFNNLQSKEDRKAPQVFFAGNSISSTYLADLIEVIGDRDFSVNMISKSGTTTEPAIAFRVFKKLLIDKYGKEEAVKRIYSTTDKERGAAKHEADVEGYETFVIPDDIGGRFTVLTAVGLLPIAVSGADIDAIMEGAKDARKAYSDSDLEKNGAYQYAAIRNILYRKGKVTELLINYEPGMQYFSEWWKQLFGESEGKDEKGIFPASANFSTDLHSLGQYIQEGRRNIFETVIKVDNPRKNLDIPMQDEDLDGLQYLQGKDLDFVNTKAYQGTLLAHTDGDVPNLLLSIPKMDAYSLGYLIYFFEIAVGISGYLNGVNPFDQPGVEAYKKNMFALLGKPGYEELAKDLNSRL; encoded by the coding sequence ATGGCACATATTCAATTTGATTACTCAAAAGCGCTACAGTTCTTTGGTAAACATGAATTAGATAACTTACAAGTACAAGTATCCGCAGCAGACAAAACACTACGTGAAGGTACGGGTGCAGGTGGAGACTTTGTAGGTTGGGTAGATTGGCCAGAAAATTACGATAAAGAAGAATTTGCACGCATCAAAAAAGCAGCAGAAAAGATCCAAAGTGATTCCGAAGTTCTAGTAGTTATCGGAATAGGTGGATCCTATTTAGGTGCTAGAGCAGCAATAGACTTTTTGAACCATACTTTTAATAACTTGCAATCAAAAGAAGATCGTAAAGCACCTCAAGTCTTTTTTGCAGGAAATAGCATTAGTTCTACATACTTAGCAGATCTTATTGAAGTGATTGGTGATCGTGATTTCTCAGTAAATATGATTTCTAAATCTGGTACAACAACAGAGCCTGCTATTGCTTTCCGTGTATTCAAGAAATTATTGATTGATAAATACGGAAAAGAAGAAGCAGTAAAACGTATTTATTCTACCACCGATAAAGAACGTGGAGCAGCAAAACATGAAGCTGATGTAGAAGGATATGAAACATTTGTTATTCCAGATGATATTGGTGGACGCTTTACTGTTTTAACTGCTGTTGGGTTACTACCAATTGCTGTTAGTGGCGCAGATATTGATGCAATCATGGAAGGTGCTAAAGATGCTCGTAAAGCATATTCTGATTCAGACTTAGAAAAAAATGGTGCATATCAATATGCAGCAATCCGTAATATTTTGTACCGTAAAGGAAAAGTCACTGAATTATTAATTAACTATGAACCAGGAATGCAATATTTCTCAGAATGGTGGAAACAACTATTCGGAGAGTCTGAAGGAAAAGATGAAAAAGGTATTTTCCCTGCTAGTGCAAACTTTTCTACAGATTTGCATTCATTGGGACAATACATTCAAGAAGGTAGACGTAATATCTTCGAAACAGTTATTAAAGTAGATAACCCTCGAAAAAATTTGGATATTCCTATGCAAGATGAAGACTTGGATGGTTTACAATACTTACAAGGAAAAGATCTTGATTTTGTGAACACCAAAGCTTATCAAGGTACTTTACTAGCTCATACTGATGGAGATGTTCCAAACCTGTTGTTATCCATTCCTAAAATGGATGCTTATAGTTTAGGTTATCTTATCTACTTCTTCGAAATTGCAGTTGGAATTTCTGGATATTTAAATGGAGTTAATCCATTTGATCAACCAGGTGTAGAAGCGTATAAGAAAAATATGTTTGCATTACTAGGAAAGCCTGGGTATGAAGAGTTAGCGAAAGATTTGAATAGTAGACTATAA